Proteins found in one Kwoniella bestiolae CBS 10118 chromosome 1, complete sequence genomic segment:
- a CDS encoding pyridoxamine 5'-phosphate oxidase, with the protein MSTQHLYGTPAPQPSSTSPTQPNPTDAPEKLHLTSHNQYKTPRLLRENLHPNPLIQFNTWLSSALDPKDDSPQVKEPEAMTLSTALPNGIPSSRVVLLKTVDEKGFVFFTNYNSRKSQELTSNPYASLAFYWREISRQVRVVGRVEKVTREESEEYFQSRPRGSQVGAWSSAQSTAVQEGEVQSIVDEKTREFEGREKIDCPDFWGGWRVVPFEVEFWSGQPSRLHDRFRYTRPQDSEGGEWEINRLAP; encoded by the exons ATGTCAACCCAACACCTATACGGTACCCCCGCCCCTCaaccctcatccacctcccccacccagCCCAATCCCACCGACGCACCTGAGAAACTCCACCTCACTTCACATAATCAATACAAGACCCCCCGTCTTCTCCGAGAGAACCTCCACCCCAACCCTCTTATCCAATTTAACACCTGGCTTTCATCCGCCCTTGACCCgaaagatgactcaccacAAGTGAAAGAACCAGAAGCTATGACTCTTTCTACTGCCCTCCCAAACGGAATCCCATCTTCTCGTGTTGTCCTGCTCAAAACTGTCGATGAAAAAGGTTTCGTGTTCTTTACGAACTACAATTCCCGCAAATCCCAAGAACTAACTTCAAATCCATATGCGAGTCTGGCATTTTACTGGCGAGAGATCTCCAGACAAGTCCGGGTGGTAGGCAGAGTAGAGAAGGTGACTAGAGAGGAGTCAGAGGAGTACTTCCAATCTAGGCCTAGGGGCAGTCAGGTGGGGGCATGGTCCTCTGCTCAAAGCACTGCTGTACAGGAGGGCGAGGTGCAGAGTATAGTTGATGAAAAGACGAGAGAGTTcgaggggagggagaagattgATTGTCCGGACTTTTGGGGCGGTTGGAGGGTTGTCCCttt CGAGGTGGAATTCTGGTCTGGTCAACCATCTAGATTACACGATAGGTTCAGGTACACTCGACCTCAGGATTCGGAGGGCGGTGAATGGGAGATCAACAGATTGGCTCCTTAG
- a CDS encoding nascent polypeptide-associated complex subunit beta — MDKDKLAKLQAQVRIGGKGTPRRKQVKKSVTASQGDDRKLQAALKKLGVQPITGVEEVNMFKEDGNVLHFGAPRVHAALPSNTLAVYGPGQTKELTELVPGILNQLGPDSLANLRRLAESYQSMTARQAAAAAAAGGAGAEGEGEDEIPDLVENFDEAEGEGKKETELEELE; from the exons ATGGACAAGGATAAGTTGGCCAAGCTCCAAGCTCAAGTTCGAATCG GTGGTAAGGGTACACCCCGACGAAAGCAAGTCAAGAAGTCCGTCACCGCCTCTCAAGGGGATGACAGAAAGCTCCAAGCTGCTCTTAAGAAGCTCGGTGTTCAACCTATCACCGGTGTAGAGGAGGTTAACATGTTCAAGGAGGATGGTAATGTCTTGCATTTCGGTGCGCCACGAG TCCACGCcgccctcccctccaacacctTGGCAGTATACGGCCCTGGCCAAACCAAGGAACTCACCGAACTTGTCCCCGGAATCCTTAACCAACTCGGTCCCGACTCTTTGGCGAACTTGAGGAGACTCGCCGAGTCCTACCAATCCATGACTGCCCGACAGGCCGCTGCTGCCGCCGCTGCTGGAGGTGCCGGTGCCGAGGGCGAAGGCGAGGATGAGATTCCTGATTTGGTTGAGAACTTTGATGAGGCcgagggtgaggggaagaaggagactgAGCTTGAGGAGTTGGAGTAG